TCTTGTCTCGAGCCCTGGGGAACCACCTGTGTTTTGTTGTTAACGTTAACGCCGACAGTTGCTCCCTGGCAATCTCCGgtttcatatttacaaaaactcTTCTTACTTCATCCTtatcattcatttttaaaatagaattatcCTGTTTTTCTTCAGGAAGGGGcttcgaaaattcgtaaggaAATTCTGCTTCTTGATGAAGTGCTACTATAGTAGATCCATTGTCGgttatcacaattttattgtagcacctaattataatatttttgggtATAAATATTGTACGAAATAACTGAGCCATTATGCCCAATATAGATTTGACGATATAAATCAacttactactaatattataacctCTGCTGAGCAAAAACTAAATTCGTGAATGTAAGATGTGATGAATGACATTGACATATGACAATAACCaacaagcaaaaaaaaaaacaagttttatcGATGGTGTGCCAACAAAAAAAACGTATAGGTACCATAAATCACATCCCTAGATATGGTAGAAGATGGTAAATTTATggccatatttataaatttattaccaaTGGCAACATTTAACTTATTACTGTCACGTGTCACTgtcattttatagaaaaaccCGAGAAAGAAATTAGTGTGTTTTGTGAtgtgtgtatttgtttttttaatactttttctcTTTGATGAAGAAACATAAAGTGAATTGTAATGGACTTCCCTGTAACTCCGTCTAATGCTTCAGATAGCAATGAATATCCTGGATCTGCAGCATCCTACGATCATGCATCCGATAGCAATAAGCGACGcaggtaatttatttgtacatattacctacttacaaacgcatatgaaattatatattgtttaatatcCTATTCTGTAATGTTGCGTTGTGTTTGTTTGCAGCTCATCCAGGTCAATAAAACGCAGGCGATTTGACGATGAATTAGTCGAGTATAGCCTAGGTTTACCAGGCGCTTCCCTTGGCAAGGGAGACAAAAGAATGAGAACTCAATCATATACGAGTCAGCTCCCAGAATTCCCAATTGTGTCAAACGCCCCTACAACGCCGTCAGCCCCGCCGCCAGCGGAGCGCCGGAAGGCGTCCGGTAAGATTTCTACCGGCGGCAGTTTGGGCAGGAAATCTCGGCGAAAGGGGCAACTTAGTCACCTGTCTACTAAGGATTTGGGGCGTTGGAAACCTACAGATGATTTAGCGCTAATATTGGGTGTGCAGCAggtaattacaataataaccCACTTTAGTTGTAgtatatatttcaatgaatatactatttattttcaacaaaatgcAACAATAAGTACTGTTAAGATTGAGTGAACAGTGTTGTTTAcatgtaataacaaaataaaaaattttagcaatcataaaaaactatgtttttaaacctaaaatattttcaatgtaaaatgtacaatttCAGACAAATGACTTAA
This DNA window, taken from Plodia interpunctella isolate USDA-ARS_2022_Savannah chromosome 2, ilPloInte3.2, whole genome shotgun sequence, encodes the following:
- the mRpL42 gene encoding large ribosomal subunit protein mL42, producing the protein MAQLFRTIFIPKNIIIRCYNKIVITDNGSTIVALHQEAEFPYEFSKPLPEEKQDNSILKMNDKDEVRRVFVNMKPEIAREQLSALTLTTKHRWFPRARDKRAKKTEMNRPYL